A region of Rhodospirillales bacterium DNA encodes the following proteins:
- a CDS encoding cytochrome c family protein — translation MRYRVALAVLAALTASISAPAGAQDAVEGEKVFKRQCFVCHTATAEGANKQGPKLFGIIGRKSGSVDGFRYTDANKNANIVWTAETLDPYLLDPRKVVPGTTMAFAGLRKEEDRKNLIAYLLTLK, via the coding sequence ATGCGTTACCGTGTCGCCTTGGCCGTGTTGGCCGCCCTGACCGCCTCGATCTCCGCGCCGGCCGGCGCGCAGGATGCGGTGGAGGGCGAGAAAGTCTTCAAACGCCAGTGCTTCGTCTGCCACACGGCGACGGCGGAAGGCGCCAACAAGCAGGGCCCGAAGCTGTTCGGCATCATCGGCCGCAAGAGCGGCTCGGTCGATGGCTTCCGCTACACCGATGCCAACAAGAACGCCAACATCGTCTGGACGGCCGAGACTTTGGATCCCTACCTGCTGGATCCGCGCAAGGTCGTGCCCGGCACCACAATGGCGTTCGCCGGCCTCCGTAAGGAGGAGGACCGCAAGAACCTCATCGCCTACCTGCTGACGCTGAAGTAG
- a CDS encoding glucose 1-dehydrogenase: MADRFDLGGKVALVTGASSGLGAHFARTLSNAGAAVAVTARRVDRLAALVGEIESAGGRAAAVAMDVLSGNSIRAAYDAAEAALGPVDIVVNNAGISIVKPALDMPEADWDEVSNTNLRGAWLVAQTAAQRWVKAKRGGRIVNIASILGLRTIGQVAPYTAAKAGLLHLTRTLAMEWARHGIHVNAISPGYIETEMNGAFWKTPAGLRLIDRVPQRRLGQPSDLDGALLLLASDAGGFMTGADITVDGGHTVNSL; encoded by the coding sequence GTGGCGGACAGATTCGATCTCGGTGGCAAGGTCGCGCTCGTGACCGGCGCATCCTCCGGCCTCGGCGCGCATTTCGCGCGCACGCTTTCGAACGCCGGGGCCGCCGTGGCGGTGACAGCCCGCAGGGTCGACAGGCTCGCGGCCCTGGTCGGCGAGATCGAGAGCGCCGGAGGGCGCGCCGCGGCGGTGGCGATGGACGTGCTGTCCGGGAACTCCATCCGCGCCGCCTATGACGCCGCCGAGGCCGCGCTCGGGCCGGTCGACATCGTCGTCAACAACGCCGGCATCAGCATCGTGAAGCCGGCGCTGGACATGCCGGAGGCCGACTGGGACGAGGTGTCGAACACGAACCTGCGCGGCGCCTGGCTGGTGGCGCAGACGGCGGCGCAACGCTGGGTCAAGGCGAAGCGCGGCGGCCGGATCGTCAACATCGCCTCGATCCTCGGACTGCGCACGATCGGGCAAGTGGCGCCCTACACGGCGGCCAAGGCGGGCCTTCTGCATCTCACGCGGACGCTGGCGATGGAGTGGGCGCGCCACGGCATCCATGTCAACGCGATCTCGCCCGGCTACATCGAGACCGAGATGAACGGCGCCTTCTGGAAGACCCCCGCGGGTTTGCGCCTGATCGACCGCGTGCCGCAGCGGCGTCTCGGCCAACCGTCGGACCTCGACGGCGCGCTGCTACTCCTGGCGAGCGACGCCGGCGGGTT
- a CDS encoding MFS transporter, giving the protein MAAPAEPGRADAAAVQTTDWRLAAVLLAAGVIAAVQIGKAPPALPLLRAELGLDLQAAGWFVSLITAMTAAAGMLVALAADRIGHRQLLLGGLVIGAAASALSTLVTSPSALFGLRIVEGLGFLSVVVSVPPLLLHATAPGDTRFMMGIWGAYLPAGAGLMALASAGLLPLEGWRGVWWLAAASLMAMAVVVAASAAGRAPPAASADRSLTRDVVETLSVPGPALIGLCFGCYAGSWYAVIAFLPTLQVERLGFSPSLAALTTAGVILINVTGSLVAGWLLQRGWRRSVVIAVTAVLMAGTAAGILLDAAPDAARLACAFAFSMVASAIPGALFGAIPVHAPRPGLIGATTGALMQGSNIGSLTGPPIVAALVSANGWASALWYTTPALALAAAAGFALQRREPRPGAGRPAGRAPEPG; this is encoded by the coding sequence ATGGCCGCACCGGCTGAGCCGGGCCGAGCGGACGCGGCGGCGGTCCAAACGACGGACTGGCGCCTGGCCGCCGTCCTCCTCGCCGCCGGGGTGATCGCGGCGGTCCAGATCGGCAAGGCGCCGCCGGCGCTGCCGCTGCTGCGCGCCGAGCTCGGCTTGGACCTGCAGGCCGCGGGTTGGTTCGTCTCGCTGATCACCGCCATGACGGCGGCCGCGGGCATGCTCGTGGCGCTGGCCGCCGACCGGATCGGACACCGCCAGCTCCTGCTCGGCGGCCTCGTGATCGGCGCCGCCGCCAGCGCGCTGTCGACGTTGGTCACGTCGCCGTCGGCGCTTTTCGGGCTGCGGATCGTGGAAGGCCTCGGGTTCCTGTCCGTCGTCGTCTCCGTGCCGCCGCTCCTGTTGCACGCCACGGCGCCGGGCGACACCCGCTTCATGATGGGGATCTGGGGCGCCTACCTGCCGGCCGGCGCCGGGTTGATGGCGCTGGCGTCGGCCGGGCTGCTGCCACTGGAGGGATGGCGCGGCGTCTGGTGGCTGGCGGCGGCGTCGCTGATGGCCATGGCGGTCGTCGTCGCGGCGTCGGCCGCGGGCCGCGCGCCGCCGGCAGCCTCTGCCGACCGCTCGCTCACGCGCGATGTGGTCGAGACGTTGAGCGTCCCCGGCCCCGCGCTGATCGGCCTGTGTTTCGGCTGCTACGCCGGCAGCTGGTACGCGGTCATCGCCTTCCTGCCGACTCTCCAGGTCGAGCGCCTCGGGTTCTCGCCGTCGCTCGCCGCGCTGACCACCGCGGGCGTCATCCTGATCAACGTCACCGGCAGCCTGGTCGCCGGCTGGCTGCTCCAACGCGGCTGGCGGCGCAGCGTGGTGATCGCGGTAACGGCGGTCCTGATGGCCGGCACGGCGGCCGGTATCCTGCTCGACGCCGCTCCCGACGCAGCCCGCCTCGCCTGCGCGTTCGCGTTCTCGATGGTCGCCAGCGCGATTCCCGGCGCGCTGTTCGGCGCGATTCCAGTCCACGCGCCCCGGCCGGGGCTGATCGGCGCCACGACCGGCGCCCTGATGCAAGGCTCCAATATCGGCTCGCTGACCGGCCCGCCGATCGTCGCCGCGCTGGTGTCCGCCAACGGCTGGGCGTCCGCGCTGTGGTACACCACGCCGGCACTGGCGCTGGCCGCCGCCGCCGGCTTCGCGCTGCAACGGCGCGAGCCGCGCCCGGGGGCCGGGCGGCCAGCCGGCCGGGCGCCTGAACCGGGGTGA
- a CDS encoding DsbA family oxidoreductase: MLVDIISDTVCPWCYIGKRRFERAVAESGRGDIMVAWRPFQLNPDMPSAGMARQDYLRAKFGGGDRPRQIYRAISETGREEGIDFQFDRIVRTPNTVESHRLIHWSGPKGFQDAVVDSLFRAYFEEGRDIGDRATLLECAVRAGMDAAEAKAFIDGDEIRQDVVQADMYARRLGINGVPCFVVNRKYAISGAQPPAAFIEVFNLAAREEEQAAARSESAD, translated from the coding sequence ATGCTCGTCGACATCATCTCCGATACGGTCTGCCCGTGGTGCTACATCGGCAAGCGGCGTTTCGAACGCGCCGTGGCCGAGAGCGGACGCGGCGACATCATGGTCGCGTGGCGGCCGTTCCAGCTGAACCCCGACATGCCCTCGGCCGGCATGGCGCGTCAGGACTATCTGCGCGCCAAGTTCGGCGGCGGCGACCGTCCGCGCCAGATCTACCGCGCGATCTCCGAGACCGGCCGCGAGGAGGGAATCGACTTCCAATTCGACCGCATCGTACGCACGCCGAACACGGTCGAGTCGCACCGTCTGATCCACTGGTCGGGTCCCAAGGGGTTCCAGGACGCGGTGGTCGACTCGCTGTTCCGCGCCTATTTCGAGGAGGGCCGCGACATCGGCGACCGCGCCACGCTGTTGGAATGCGCGGTGCGCGCCGGGATGGACGCCGCCGAGGCCAAGGCGTTCATCGACGGCGACGAGATCCGCCAGGACGTCGTGCAGGCCGACATGTACGCCCGCCGCCTCGGGATCAACGGCGTGCCGTGCTTCGTCGTGAACCGGAAATACGCCATCTCCGGCGCCCAGCCCCCCGCCGCGTTCATCGAGGTCTTCAACCTCGCGGCGCGCGAGGAGGAGCAGGCCGCCGCGCGCAGCGAGAGCGCGGATTGA
- a CDS encoding TetR/AcrR family transcriptional regulator, giving the protein MPLSAAHKARTRAAIVDAAAGLFRRRGYDATGIDDIMAAAGLTRGGFYAHFPSKQALFAEVVRDTHGFIRLMRTRDAKDRRGLARQGFRVIADYMDPDHLGEVGPGCTLAALPADVARAGAAAQLAYADAFHALVGEFARALPRARPLDRRATAAVTMCVGAVALAYAGAGAPGFSRHVLRAAEGEVRRLLRPPRSGRSRAKRR; this is encoded by the coding sequence ATGCCCCTCAGCGCGGCGCACAAGGCGCGCACCCGAGCCGCAATCGTCGACGCCGCCGCCGGGCTGTTCCGCCGGCGCGGCTACGACGCCACCGGCATCGACGACATCATGGCGGCGGCCGGCCTCACCCGTGGCGGCTTCTACGCCCATTTTCCGTCCAAACAGGCGTTGTTCGCCGAGGTCGTGCGCGACACCCACGGCTTCATCCGCCTGATGCGGACCCGCGACGCGAAGGACCGGCGCGGACTCGCGCGCCAGGGGTTTCGGGTGATCGCCGACTATATGGATCCCGACCATCTCGGCGAAGTCGGCCCGGGCTGCACCCTGGCCGCCCTGCCGGCCGACGTGGCGCGCGCCGGCGCCGCGGCGCAACTGGCCTACGCCGACGCGTTCCACGCGCTCGTCGGCGAGTTCGCCCGCGCCTTGCCGCGCGCCCGGCCGCTGGACCGGCGCGCCACGGCGGCGGTCACGATGTGCGTCGGCGCCGTGGCGCTCGCCTACGCCGGCGCCGGCGCGCCGGGCTTCTCCCGGCACGTGTTGCGCGCCGCCGAGGGAGAGGTACGGCGGCTGCTCCGGCCGCCGCGGTCCGGCAGGTCCCGCGCGAAGCGACGCTGA
- a CDS encoding glutathione S-transferase C-terminal domain-containing protein, protein MADAGAAAGRPRTARGGPGGAAPLRRRLGPRIRRGALAAALADLDYFRDIFAEGQGAAARTVYRLLLPMARGLVRKGNSITPESVVDGERATREGLDFVATQSAATGYLVGDAFSVADLTAAAMLAMAVDPPDSTMARPRPMSAPLREWIERWGTHAGADWVREIYARHRAKGRDRDGEHRYPA, encoded by the coding sequence TTGGCCGACGCCGGCGCTGCTGCCGGGAGACCCCGGACAGCGCGAGGCGGCCCTGGCGGTGCAGCGCCGCTTCGACGACGACTGGGGCCACGCATCCGCCGCGGCGCGCTGGCGGCGGCGCTCGCGGACCTCGACTACTTCCGGGACATTTTCGCCGAGGGCCAGGGCGCGGCGGCGCGGACGGTCTACCGCCTGCTTCTGCCGATGGCGCGGGGTCTGGTTCGCAAGGGCAACTCCATCACACCGGAGTCGGTGGTCGACGGCGAACGCGCCACACGGGAGGGATTGGACTTCGTGGCGACGCAATCAGCCGCCACGGGCTACCTGGTCGGTGACGCCTTCAGTGTCGCGGATCTCACCGCGGCGGCCATGCTGGCGATGGCGGTCGACCCGCCGGACTCGACGATGGCGCGGCCGCGGCCGATGTCGGCGCCGTTACGCGAATGGATCGAACGGTGGGGGACGCACGCGGGGGCAGATTGGGTGCGCGAGATATATGCGCGCCACCGCGCCAAGGGACGAGACCGGGACGGGGAGCACCGGTACCCGGCGTAG